The DNA window CCGGTTTCGCTCGACGTCGTGAAGATGTGCGGGTGGGCGGCGGGATGCCGCCTTGCTTCACCGGCGACCGCTCCGAGCATCCGCTCCAGCTCCGTCGGTTTCACCTTGTCACCCTTGGTGAGCACGAGGTGATAGCTGACCGCTGCATCGTCGAGCATCTTCATGACGTCGCGATCGACATCCTTGAGCCCATGCCTGCTGTCGACCAGCACCAGCGCTCGCTTCAGCACCGCCCGTCCGCGCAGGAAATCGTTGATCAGGAAGCGCCAGCGCTTGACCATGTCCTTCGGCGCTTCGGCAAAGCCGTAGCCCGGCATGTCGACGAGCCGCAGCTGGAGC is part of the Sphingomicrobium sp. genome and encodes:
- the yihA gene encoding ribosome biogenesis GTP-binding protein YihA/YsxC, whose amino-acid sequence is MSEAADEELSERARKLFAGPISFLKSAPELRFLPDPVVPEIAFAGRSNVGKSSLLNALTNRNKLARTSNTPGRTQELNFFDVGDPLQLRLVDMPGYGFAEAPKDMVKRWRFLINDFLRGRAVLKRALVLVDSRHGLKDVDRDVMKMLDDAAVSYHLVLTKGDKVKPTELERMLGAVAGEARRHPAAHPHIFTTSSETGSGIAELRTAILEAATT